The DNA window AACTTTCTTTACTTTTCCCATCAAGATGCACTTTGTATCTGTGTATTTAGTCCACCCAGCTCTGTcacactttacattacattacattacatgtcatttagcagacgcttttgtccaaagcgacttacaataagtgcattcaacctgatggtactagacatagaccataggaatcgagtaagtacataactttaagagctaactgtcattgctacaggagtgctatatgttaaagaagaaaagaatagaaaagaagaagaagaagaagaagaagagcaattttttttttttttgtacacttGTATTTGACTCGTGCTCAGCTGGGTTTTGTAAAGTCAGATAATCATTTGCCGACAGTCGACCTTCAAATACAAATCCTTCCTCTTTACTGGGATTGGTTAACCATAAACTCAGCCACAGCCCTGACCTTAGCCTTAACTATCTGTAGACACAAGCTATGGCTGCTGGAGCAAACTGgttagcttgtgtgtgtgtgtgtgtgtgtgtgtgtgtgtacctgtgtgttgTTTGCCCTtgccctcctcctctgctgcctgcagctcctccagcagcatCTGGATCCTCGTGGCCACCGTAGACACCATGTCCCTCTTCAGCAGCTGTCCACAACAACCATTTTTATCACAACAtgaatagtctagacggatttcagaataaaggcctcctataagaagtgaggagcatttatgggtacaagtcaggaaccggcctaccttacatatctcaagggtgctgagtcaaaaaaaatggttcccaagtgaagtttttagtttttgaccttctaatttgtatcaaatggccaccaaattgcccatcttgcacagtcattggaccattcccccttagtttttttgtaagtagacaatcaaagatgaggaaataagtttctggatctatagtctagggtcagagcaaggatatagtggaggctcagtgccttttttatgtatatatatgtatgcaaaataccaactggaacatataaaagtgatattgattgaatatttatgtcggccttaaaaaaatgacacaaataatgcttaatttcaccttaaaagttggtattttgcatatatatatatatgtatatatatatatatatatatatatatacatatatatatacacacataaaaaaagacactgagcctccactatatccttgctctgaccctagactatagatccagaaacttaatttcctcatctttgattgcctacttacaaaaaaactaaggggaaatggtccaacgaccaacggccgccattttgatatgcaaatgagaaggtcaaaaactcaacttttcgcttgggaaccattttttttggattcagcacccttggaataagtaaagtaggccggttcctgacttgtacccataaatgctcctcactttcactttttggacaattccgtctagactagaATGATTGTGATTTCAttccacgtgtgtgtgtgtgtgtgtgtgtgtgtgtgtgtgtgtgtgtgtgttgcagaatCACCTTCTCGGCCAGTCTGGCCTTTGGTTTGTTGCTGTGTAGGTAAGCTCTGCTGTGGATGGCTCCTCGGAGCGACACGCTGCCTCCACACCTCTGGACCACATCTGTTGACCTCTTATGATGCTAACACAAAGGGAGGGAGGTTCTCTTTAACAGCCTGGAAAACTGACTGATCTGgtagagtgtgagtgtgtgagccaaattactacagagagacacaaaatgactacaaagacacataaaactactacaaagagactcaagaatgaccacagagacacaaaacgactaaaaagagacacaaaacgactaaaaagagacacaagacaactacagagagacacaaaaagacactcaaaaaaatgaccacagagacacaaaactactacaaaaagccacaaaatgactacaaaaagacacaaaaagactaaaaagagacacaaatcgacgacaaagacacaaaaggatcacagagaaacacaaaataactaaaaagagacacaaaacgactaaaaagagacacaaatcgacgacaaagacacaaaaggatcacagagagacacaaaatgactaaaaagagacacaaaacgactacaaagagacacaaaacgactacagagagacacaaaaagacactcaaaaatatgaccacagagacacaaaactactacaaaaagacacaaaacgactaaaaagagactcaaaaatgaccacagagacacaaaatgattaaaaagagacacaaaatgcaataCAGTATACTTATAATgtagaattctttaaataaaaaatgcttgaGTTGCAGGAAAAATCTAGGTCTTTATCACAAATATCATATACAATGTTTACATGTATGAcaaccttgtgtgtgtgtgtgtgtgtgtgtgtgtgtgtgtgtgtcttaccgGTGTGAGGAGAAGCTGAGCGGTGTACGTCTGTCTCACATTCCTCTTCTGCAGAGAAATATCAGACACAGTGGCTCAGCCCAGCTGTCTCAGAAGTATACTAAGtggcttttaaccctttgatgctcaacatggtctaaagtgacccgacagagtttttgtgttttatatctttgcaataaattattttcatcattcagtattccaggtttccctcaattagtttgtttttgataatcATATACcctaattttttatgttttcctttatttcttttaaataaaatctctttttatGTCTCTACCCttgtaatgcacaacatgggtcaaaaatgacccatatccattttttagctaaatagcttgttacgctaactactaagctaacttcttggctaagtatttagctaagtagcttgttaagctaactacctagctaacttcttggctaagtatttagctaagtagcttgttacgCTAACTACCTAGCTAACAAGTTAGCttggcaagctacttagccaagtagttagctatgtaatattacaaaaactttttttcttcataaagtatgagaagaaaaatggaaataatgatctgttgttatcaaaaaacaagatattcaaagaatacttggaatatccaatcataaaataagttgatatcaaaagatagagcacagaaacacacagcagcattaaataacatgaagggaatgaatgcgggtcatttttgacccatgttgtgcattaggaggggggtcaatatgttgtgcatcaaagggttaaagagaccaaaaacattttctaatagcacctttttatgtatatttttaacttttatctcAGTGACGGCTGGATATAAACAACCTGTCCTCCTGTGAGCTCTGCGTCCTCTGACATCTTTTTCCCGTCGATCAGGAAAACTCCTTTCTCCAGCTGCTGAGCCCACACTCTCAGTTCCTCCTGAGATAAAGAAATACAGAACGAGCTGAGATCACAACACTGAAGCTCCTGAAAACGTGTTTATaagatgtgtgcatgtgagtgttaaTGCGCTCACCTTTAGACATTGATCCATGCTTTCTGTCCCGGCTCTGTTGTCTGGTAACGGTACCAACATGTCCACATTTAAACAGCAGGACACCATGCTCCAGGAGGAACTCATCCCCGACTGGTACTTCCAGTCTGCAGGCTTGGCCGTGCTCTAAAACAGACGATGACAGAGAtatcattaaccctttatcaggcaaagaactagatttggtaacttcaggtaatatttcgagaaataagttgcaaatttactagattaaagtggcaaatctacaagaaaaaaagtcgcagatttaagatatttaaagtggcaaatctgtgcgaaaaagtagcagatttaagagatttaaagtggcaaatctgcgaggaaaaagtcgcagatttaagagatttaaagtggcaaatctgcgagaaaaaaagttgcaaatttactagattaaagtggcaaatctacaagaaaaaaagtcgcagatttaagagatttaaagtggcaaatctgcgagaaaaaagtcgcagatttacgatatttaaagtggcaaatctgcgaggaaaaagtcgcagatttaagagatttaaagtggcaaatctgcgaggaaaaagttgcagatttacgagaaaaaagtgggaaaaaaaacaacttttttctcccagattcaccactttaacccttaataggacactcattgaaatacttgcaaattccaaatttcaaccccagagaatattggaggatattacatacagcctgaatgtgtaaaaaaaaaacatacgataataatattttgagaaaaaagtttaccagattaaagtggcaaatctacaagaaaaaaatgtgtagatttatgagatttaaagtggtgaatctgggagaaaaaagttgcttttttcccacttttttctcgtaaatctgcaacttttttcgcacagatttggcTTCTTATTACAtttcttaattttgtttttagaaacaATCCTTTGTTAACTGTGGTTTcactttcattgtgatatgttttgaAGAGATTGATGAATAGAAGATCTACACTTTATCTGTGAAGAATAAATCACAGTgtcaaaatgtgatttattcagtTAAGTTACTCAGTTAAGTAACTTGTGTTGGGAGCCAAAACAGGTCCAGTCGACTGATTTGAACCCAGGTGAAGTATTTTTATCTGTTTGGACCTTTAGAGTGTTTATGTAAAGAGGTTGAGTTTGTATTAACTCCAAACATTTAAACTTTCCTTTGCTATGTGTAGATCAGTAACAAGGATTCCTCAGCTTCAAACCATTTTGATTTGAACAGAGTTACTGAACATAGAAAGCAGTCAACCTGCAGCTGTGAATGTGTTTGATGCACTTTGACCCCGTGTCTTCTCTTTCCTCTTCACTCCTCGGTGCAACTCAGGAAACTCTAAAGTAAACTGTCGATCCAGGTGGTGCTGATCAAATACCAATCAAGATTCTCTTACTGGGTTGCCTTTTTCTCATCTCGATTGttgtcaaaataacattttagtgtAAGGTTTAGCTGTAAATTTGAGAAATGATGTGACCACACCCCCCGAAAAAAAGCCCAAGCTGCACCCCGGCTTGCATTTGTTACTCAATTTGTTGCACGAGTCCCTTtgaaatcaaaaataatatgaaaGATTCCAgactaaaatgcattttattagtCTGATAATACCAACTTTTGACCAGCttttatcatcacatctaacCTTTAACTTTAATTGCAGTGTAAAAGATTTAAATTTTGATTGAGCATCTTGATCATGATAGTTGTTGTTTGCAAATTTATAGTATATTTCTTTCCAGGAGTAAATTTGAATTTGGGCACATTTCAAAGCttgaaaacataataataataataataataataatatattccatttatatagcgcttttctagacaCTCAAAGATGCTTAAATATGCATAAACATAGCATAAAGGTTCAAATTAAGGAACTTTTTAAGACCTTTGATAAAAGATACATGCAAAACAAactttaggcaaaaaataaagCGACTTATTGAATGCAACAATAAATGATTTAGTGTTATAGCTGCATGAGGAAGCTGTGCGTTTGTGAATCTAACCTTGGGATCTTTGACATCAAAGGTTCTGCAGAAGGTTCTGATGCGTGCTGGTTAAAGAACATCCACAAACAGCTGACACAGCAGCTGACTGGTCCAATGAAAAGACTCTGCAAAAGGATACTTTCTGGTTTTGGGGTTGACGTGCAGCGTGACACAGTCTGTGACGTCGTCGTCAGCAGGACTCCACTGACGGTCCAACGAGATCAGGTTCTCCACTGCAAAAACCAGCTGCACACAGACAAGTAAAGAACATATAAACAGAACtaactttaatgtttttctgccccctagtggccagaAATGGAttcctgcagctttaattgTGTGCATATCAGGTATATGTGCAGTGTGTTTCTATGAGTCTCACCTGTCGGAGCGTGGTCAGTGTGTCCTTAGAGTCAGTATCAGTGATGATGAAGACTCCCAGGACAGACAATCCTCCAGGCAGCATGCGGGACACCTGGAAACAGATCACACCTGTACTCACAGCTTTAAAGCCTGCAGACAgcagaaatgtaaatgtaaacttGTAAAATACATCTATAGGTCCATGTATTCTCTTCTAAAATTACATAATAACATGCACCTATACATGTTTTTTACTACCTCAATCCAGTGAaatactttatttcttttttcaattcaaaGCATTTTCGTTGCCTgtacagtacactgtaataaattattttgtattttgcattttacttaatatatttgataaaatgtattaaatataaatgcgtcctttattttgaggcagttgtttaagtcaGCTGTTCTCagccttggggtcgggaccccaattggggttgcaagatgatttctgggggtcgccaaatcattttgaacacacaaacattttttgtcattttgtgttttttttgtcattttgtgtccttttttttttttgtcattttgcgtctttttttgtcattttgtgtcttttttttggtcatttgtgtctttttttttggtaattttgcgtctttttttagcgtcattttgtgtctttttttttggtaattttgcgtctttttttagcgtcattttgtgtctttttttttgtcattttgtttccttttatggtcattttgtgtctttttttagtcattttgtgtcttttttttggtaattttgcgtctttttttagcgtcattttgtgtctttttttttggcattttgtttccttttatggtcattttgtgtctttttttagtcattttgtgtcttttttaagtcattttgtttccttttatggtcattttgtgtctttttttagtcattttgtgtctttcttaagtcattttgtgtctttttttggtcattttttttccttttatggtcattttgtgtctttttttagtcattttgtgtcttttttaagtcattttgtgtctttttttggtcattttgtttcctttttgggtgatctgaactgtgcgtgtgagattgtgttcagtgagtgggggtcgcggacaacatgcatgttaaattgggggtcgcgacgcaaaaaggttgagaactactggtttaagtaactttaatataaaaatgtttgagatagaatctacttattctgatcacattaaatataatctttatgtgtatgtaattctaaatcaggagcattttgaatgaatccaacacaatagaattagtccttttttaattgacaggcacttcctgttaagttattaactcaacttgtaacgtagttagatttaattaataatattgcatgcaatctgttgcctcaattttattgagtagctattgtttatctttttttacagtgtatgagcAGCCTGTATAACAAAGCATGTCACTGTGTGTTCTACAAATACTCTGAGTTGTCATGCAGGACACTTTAATACACAcatgcttaaccctttatcaggtgaagaactatatttgggaacttcagtggatatcaaaatgtctctctgtttggtcgtagaaccagaTGGAcctgtacgaggagaacttgactatgacggcatattagggccaagtatgaataaaaataaaaatacaaaccgggGGGAGAtgtaaatttactagattaaagtgccaaatctacaagaaaaaaatgtgcagatttaagacatttaaaatggcaaatctgctcgaaaaaagttgcagatttacgagacaaaagtggggaaaaaaacaagttttttctcgcagattcaccactttaaatctcataaatctgcacattttttcgtgtagatttataaaatatataaaatattacccccctcccctgggtctgtatgtttttttaaacattctggcagtatgtaatatcctccaatattctctagggttgaaatttggaatttgcaagtatttcaatgagtgtcctattaagggttaagtactcaacgccacatgagtgtgtgtgtgtgtgtgtgtgtgtgtgtgtgtgtgtgtgtttgtgtgtgtgtgtgtgtgtgtacctgtcgaGCGTGCTCAGTGACCCACTCCTTGTCTGCTGTTCCACTAGACTCGTCTGTTTGGGGCGTCCGAGTTGCCGTGACAACAAAATCCCTTTGAGCTGAGCTCTGAAATGTTGGATCATTAATATTAAATACAGTCTCATCAGTCAATCAACCCAAAacttgctgcaacaacttatgggacatagttggacatggaaatggacttcagataGCCACCTATTAATGTTATGACCCCTTATACACATTAATAGGttcccataaataaataatgtattataaaagtcatttttattagatatttttgaccagaacaacataacacacagtgctgagctgcatctcaaattaatcctcagattctttatttttatttttatattacattttattgtattttattgtatttttatattttattgcttgaagtatgcctaggttgttctttttaattaattgtgttgttattgtctctgtgtgtaatgctgctgctacactgtcatttcccagcttgggataaataaagtctatctatctatccatccatccatctatctatctattcacagctttcagaatcgctgacctgctatctccccctaaaatgccaccaattctcaaaaaaaggACCTCGAACACTAACTGGTTAAGTGGCTATTTTCTAGTTACAgtatgacaacaacaacaacaacaacaacaacaacacaaactgcAGTGAGTGCTGCCTGATTGTTACAAACTGTTACGTCTGCTGCTTTACTCAGCAGTGGGAGGAAACACTGAATATAAACTAAAGTACAGGTAGATGTTTGACCTTACCTGTCCGATCAGCAGGCCTGTGACTGAAcctgcttgttgttgttgttcacatAGTTTAGACAGGTATCCCTCCACAGCATCTTCTACTATATAGCTGCGACCCATAGTGCCTGAGGAGaggaaacacagaagaagagctggtagaattattattatggcGTTTCTGCAGTGAGAAAGTGCTGGAAAAGAGATATTATAAACAAGttgacacaaacaaaacaacaaacaattaaaCCAGGTAAAACCTCAGCTCAACGTCAAGTCGCATGCTCCTCCAACTTCAGCTAACCATGTTACTTTGCTACATTTAAATGACGTCagcgttattattattattatatcaaatGATTTCACGTGCTTTTCCACGTGCCGTGGGGTTAAATACCTGCCGGAAGCCAGCCAGTGGGTCAAATAACACCAGAAAGAAGACTTCTTGCTATTATTCTTTGACAGCTGGCAGTGGTTCGTCAGCAGAGCAAAAATACTCACATACCCATAATGCACTGGGAGTGACGTGTTTCCGTCGCATGCCTCTGTCGTAGTAGGTTAAGCGAGGTGAAATTGGTcaagttacaaaataaaataaagacaaataacataacattgtgattgtttttcaaaataaaacttattAGTTAATTGACTCCTTTTCAGTTGCGTTTTAGCTATGGATTGAATATGTTGAAGCACATTTAACCtgtaaagcagtagttctcaacctttttgagtcgcgacccccaatttaacatgcatgttgtccgcgacccccactcactgaacacaatctcacacacacagtccagatcatacaaactcaggaatttgtcagaaaagacacaaaagggcccaaaaaagaaacaaaatgaccaaaaaaaggaaacaaaatgaccaaaaaagacacaaattgaccacaaaatgacacaaaaaagacacaaaattgaccaaaaaagacaaaaatgactaaaaaaaagacacaaaatgaccaaaataaggaaacaaaatgaccaaaaagacacaaaattaccaaaaaaagacacaaaattaccaaaaaagacacaaaaattaccaaaaaaagacacaaaatcaacaaaacaaaaaaaacaacacaaaatcacaaaaaaaaacacaaaaattaccaaaaaagatacaaaattactaaaaaaacagaaaatgatcaaataaagacattaaatgaccaaaaagactaaaacacatgaacactttaacacagtggagacagagctgacttccaaaatgatttggcgacccccagaaatcatctcgcgaccccaattagggaaaaaagaaaatatatatttatatatataaataaagattgcCAGGGGTCACAAGcgaagaaaaatgaaattgaataaaaaacactgaaatgcaACAACACTAGAAGCAGTCAGTGCAAATCATCAGCATCGCAGGATGTAAATTTGCACTTGATTGCCAATGattgctttattttgaaagtttggAGTGTGTTTCCGGTTTCTGCATGAGTGTGACTTGACACTTTCTGATCCGGTTTAGCGGGGTTGTGGACACTACAACATCATTTTATCAGAGTTTTGGGGCCCATTAACTGTTTATTTCTGCTCAGGGGGGACAGGCGGACATGGCGGCCGTCCTGCTGCAGGTTCTGGAGCGGACAGAGTTGAATAAACTCCCGAAAGGAGCCCAGAACAAGCTGGAGAAGTTTGTCACGGAGCTGCAGAATGCTAACGAGGCGCTGCAGACCCAGCATGAGCGGCTCAAAGCCGACAGCGGTAGGTCGCTTCAACCATAGATATATATGAGAAAtaagcttatatatatatatctatggctTCAGCCAGGTAGAACAGGAAAGTCTTTAGCTTATTAGCATGTCAGAAATGCTAAAAACCCTCATGTTCTCTCTCCAGAACACTAGCATGCTGCTGGATTCTGGAAACATCTAAACAAAGTTCACTTTAgctgctagctaacgttagctgggaTAAGCTAACTAAGCTAACTCAGCTAACAGCTCTATAAattgacttttattgtgaagaaatgtttatttatggtgTGTGTAGTTAATGTCCAATTTAAGAACTGTTCCCAAAtatctgttaaccctctggactccatctatttattgaaaatacacatgttttatttacagtaataactttatttatatatgatatgtagacaaggcaaggcaaggcaagtttattagtatagcacaattcaacacaaggtgattcaaaatgctttacatacacattaaaacagcaagacacaattgaaaacagtaaaaacagtcaattaaaacagggaaatagaaataaaaatataaataagataaaataagatacagcaggataaaaaaagagataaaataataaaaagcacaagtcaaaaaatatttttatggtaGAGGACAGGTTGGCATGcaatacaacaacatttttttagaaacactgtctattcttttcaaccttttttcttatataaccaaattgtcagatgtgatcaggttcattcttatgagacaaggtcagctaatggtggtcacATGATGtcaccatgtccaaaatcaaacgccttaaagagaacagttatttatcgtgtatcagttattggaataattgcccactgaatatacatgaactgaatagtaaagtatcttttaattattacttgagaatgcactatttaaatttgtgagtagtgaattaacatatttactgtatgaaagtgagaattaatgtaatagatatgaatgtaataacttattctgaatgatttctgatgacgtatataataatgtctacaatgtttaattgttaagtgatttttgttttgtcttatggaccccaggaagactagctcctcccacttttggtgacagctaatggggatctttttaacaataaacaataaacaataaaaacattgcgtagttaaaaagtaagggcagtagagtcgagcagataagtgttaaagttaagatacgctgcagtaaactagagtgtttttagtcctgatttaaaggatctacaggtagtttgttccaggtgaggagcagaataactgaaagctgcctctcaaagctgagaaagccagttaaagttcaatcataggagctttcacagtgtgacatttatgtgaattttctttctacaatgaaaactattactattttttaaattacatgcaaatagactgttttgtagttttattatttattattttttctgctgtttttgtgtgtataagtgtttttaaaaggtacatttccatagacacctgtgtcttttgtttgtattttgggttcctggcagcttttatactttgttaattaaaataaaatgaaaaatctgacaagtttgtgtggagaaaaaggagccatgcatgtgatgtaaggacagactgaaatatgctgaacacagacagaaattaatgatatgataggaagttgacaaatttgaacaaaaaaaatctcctggacttcagaggtttaaaggtCTGTTATGTCCTGTTATTTCTTTTGAGGAAGTTTGacattgtattttttcagtatGTTAGAGCAGCTCAGCTCAGTTACCTGTATTTGGTTTCTGaatatatgtttaatttaataaatatgtatCTGTATGTTCTGATGCCAGTTTATAAAGCTAACTAGATACTGCTCATTAAATCTGTTGCCCTTTCTAACGGTTAGTGTTTCACCAGACATggaaaaataaagtatatagtAGAAAATGGATACAGCAAATTATGACGATATTTTGCGTGTCAATATTATAGTGTCAGAATttgtagcaggctcacttttatgaaaatactggtatcacatgaaactagaagatctaaggaatctagaGGCTCCATGTGGGTCACAATatcatgttgggaagttgttgaaataatgctgcaaagttcggcttttttatgtttcatccagaaacattgagagcagtgaagcttgttgtttgtgaaagtttgataaaatgctgcagttgttgtcgtccaacatgtttgatatcagttcagttcag is part of the Centropristis striata isolate RG_2023a ecotype Rhode Island chromosome 11, C.striata_1.0, whole genome shotgun sequence genome and encodes:
- the odr4 gene encoding protein odr-4 homolog gives rise to the protein MGRSYIVEDAVEGYLSKLCEQQQQAGSVTGLLIGQSSAQRDFVVTATRTPQTDESSGTADKEWVTEHARQVSRMLPGGLSVLGVFIITDTDSKDTLTTLRQLVFAVENLISLDRQWSPADDDVTDCVTLHVNPKTRKTFCRTFDVKDPKSTAKPADWKYQSGMSSSWSMVSCCLNVDMLVPLPDNRAGTESMDQCLKEELRVWAQQLEKGVFLIDGKKMSEDAELTGGQKRNVRQTYTAQLLLTPHHKRSTDVVQRCGGSVSLRGAIHSRAYLHSNKPKARLAEKLLKRDMVSTVATRIQMLLEELQAAEEEGKGKQHTELCLPHRVFCPVRVSGPVCVCDYLFSDEALSEVTDRLKEMLDIDAVEADLDTRQETPAEIIEGDVAAEPIVETAKVPEPKRNNYIGVAMATAAALLATAASMLYLNDV